In the genome of Cryptomeria japonica chromosome 8, Sugi_1.0, whole genome shotgun sequence, one region contains:
- the LOC131059185 gene encoding probably inactive leucine-rich repeat receptor-like protein kinase At3g28040: MERYLGDLWFFVALTLCRVTISCNVVCLREERDALVAFKNEIYSSLRFRSWNGLNCCAWRGVECSREISHVIKIHLSQVSVNSINLDKDSLTIGTANSIILDKDYPTTGILSPALFKLKYLEHLDLSANFLSGVIPTELSSLHQLKHLDLSFNYFEGQISKHISSLHNLTYLDLSCAGADLNGSILWRLGNLSQLQVIDLATKIYLEDEISYNWYDCGPVYCPSLKWTENVRGLKHLSLQGVELNMTGKQLEAPLSRLHSLHHLNLKDCALSGQIPHALRKLTSLSHLHLGWNEFTSSLPAWLGNLTGLVSIQFDRCDLTGPLPASLSRLPHLKELKLVDNKITGNIGQILLCESWPQLTRFVLWGSNVTGSLPP, from the exons ATGGAGAGATACCTGGGGGACTTATGGTTTTTTGTTGCGTTGACATTGTGTCGGGTGACGATCAGCTGCAATGTTGTGTGCTTAAGGGAGGAAAGAGATGCCCTCGTTGCTTTCAAGAATGAGATATATTCTTCACTTAGATTTCGTTCATGGAATGGGCTTAATTGTTGTGCGTGGCGTGGGGTTGAATGCAGCCGAGAGATATCCCATGTCATCAAAATTCATCTTTCTCAAGTTTCAGTAAATTCGATAAATCTCGATAAAGATTCTCTGACAATTGGCACTGCAAATTCGATAATTCTCGATAAAGATTATCCGACAACTGGCATACTTTCTCCAGCACTGTTCAAATTGAAGTATCTGGAGCATTTGGATTTGAGCGCCAATTTCTTGAGTGGCGTTATACCCACAG AGCTTTCTAGTCTACACCAACTGAAGCATCTCGATCTCAGCTTCAATTATTTTGAAGGCCAGATTTCGAAGCATATATCCTCCCTTCACAACTTGACTTATCTCGACTTGTCATGTGCTGGTGCTGATCTGAATGGTAGTATTCTGTGGCGTCTGGGAAATCTTTCCCAACTGCAAGTTATAGATCTTGCCACAAAGATTTACCTCGAGGACGAGATTTCATATAACTGGTATGATTGTGGACCTGTCTATTGTCCCAGTTTGAAGTGGACAGAGAATGTGCGAGGGTTAAAGCATTTGTCACTTCAAGGGGTCGAACTGAACATGACGGGGAAACAATTAGAAGCGCCACTTTCTAGGCTCCATAGCCTTCACCACCTCAACCTCAAAGACTGTGCTCTGTCGGGGCAAATCCCCCATGCTTTACGAAAACTCACCTCGCTCTCCCATCTCCATCTTGGCTGGAACGAGTTTACTTCCAGTTTGCCCGCATGGCTGGGAAATTTGACTGGTTTAGTCTCCATTCAGTTTGATCGCTGTGACCTGACGGGGCCATTACCTGCAAGTCTTTCCCGTTTGCCTCATCTGAAAGAGCTTAAGTTGGTCGACAACAAAATAACTGGAAATATAGGACAAATATTGTTATGTGAATCGTGGCCCCAGCTTACCCGGTTTGTTTTGTGGGGTTCCAATGTTACAGGAAGTTTGCCACCTTGA